The window CAAAAACGCGTAATGACGCCGGAACAGGCGAAACTCGCAGGTTCTGATTTCATAGTCGTGGGCAGACCGATAACGGCCGCGCAGAATCCTGTCGCGGCGTATAACCGCTGTATAAAAGAATTTATCGGATAACAGGGAGGATATAAAAATGCAGAAAAAAATAGCAA is drawn from Candidatus Equadaptatus faecalis and contains these coding sequences:
- a CDS encoding orotidine 5'-phosphate decarboxylase, with the translated sequence QKRVMTPEQAKLAGSDFIVVGRPITAAQNPVAAYNRCIKEFIG